One window from the genome of Xiphophorus hellerii strain 12219 chromosome 16, Xiphophorus_hellerii-4.1, whole genome shotgun sequence encodes:
- the nlk1 gene encoding nemo-like kinase, type 1, with protein MAFHGAGRQTVCGDLFPGSDLGHKFFCVGSSCGGPSAGLGAAPGLTGPSAPAGTPRHPTALGGGTGGGAAVPQPYSNPASEVPSPAEMEPDRPIGYGAFGVVWSVTDPRDGRKVALKKMPNVFQNLVSCKRVFRELRMLCFFKHDNVLSALDILQPPQIDCFEEIYVITELMQSDLHKVIVSPQPLTTDHIKVFLYQILRGLKYLHSAGILHRDIKPGNLLVNSNCLLKICDFGLARVEEPDPSRHMTQEVVTQYYRAPEVLMGCRHYGSAIDVWSVGCIFAELLGRRILFQAQSPIQQLDLITDLLGTPPLSALASACEGARAHILRGPHKPPSLSVLYMLSDGATHEAVHLLCRMLVFDPAKRISGGDALSHPYLDEGRLRYHTCMCRCCYSVAGGRVYTRDFEPAAERPFSHSYENSLLSVWQGKELIHRFITEHQQGKRVPLCINPQSAAFKTFIRSTAWHSSKVSRKEER; from the exons ATGGCGTTCCACGGCGCCGGCCGCCAGACCGTCTGCGGCGACCTGTTCCCGGGTTCGGACCTGGGTCACAAGTTCTTCTGCGTGGGCTCGTCCTGCGGCGGGCCGTCGGCCGGCCTCGGCGCTGCGCCGGGCCTGACTGGGCCCAGCGCCCCGGCCGGAACCCCGCGCCACCCGACGGCGCTAGGCGGAGGCACCGGCGGCGGGGCGGCGGTACCGCAGCCCTACAGCAACCCAGCCAGTGAGGTACCGAGCCCGGCCGAGATGGAACCGGACCGGCCCATCGGATACGGAGCCTTCGGGGTCGTCTG gtCGGTGACGGACCCCCGTGACGGCCGGAAGGTGGCGCTGAAGAAGATGCCGAACGTCTTCCAGAACCTGGTGTCCTGTAAGCGGGTCTTCAGGGAGCTGCGCATGCTCTGCTTCTTCAAACACGACAAC gttctgtcGGCTCTGGACATCCTTCAGCCTCCGCAGATCGACTGCTTCGAGGAGAT CTACGTCATCACAGAGCTAATGCAGAGCGACCTTCACAAGGTCATCGTGTCGCCGCAGCCGCTGACCACTGACCACATCAAGGTCTTCCTCTACCAGATCCTCCGAG gTCTGAAGTATCTCCACTCTGCTGGGATCCTCCACCGAGACATCAAGCCTGGGAACCTGCTGGTCAACAGCAACTGCCTGCTGAAG ATCTGTGACTTTGGCCTGGCCCGCGTGGAAGAGCCCGACCCGTCGCGTCACATGACCCAGGAGGTGGTGACCCAGTACTACCGGGCCCCGGAGGTTCTGATGGGCTGCCGGCACTACGGGTCAGCCATCGACGTCTGGTCCGTCGGCTGCATTTTTGCCGAGCTGCTGGGCCGCCGCATCCTGTTCCAGGCGCAGAGCCCCATCCAGCAG TTGGACCTGATCACGGACCTGCTGGGAACGCCGCCGCTGTCCGCCCTGGCGTCGGCCTGCGAAGGGGCCCGAGCCCACATCCTGAGGGGACCCCACAAGCCG ccGTCGCTGTCGGTGCTCTACATGCTGTCGGACGGCGCTACCCACGAGGCCGTTCACCTGCTGTGCCGCATGCTGGTGTTTGATCCG GCCAAGCGGATCTCCGGCGGCGACGCGCTGTCCCACCCGTACCTGGACGAGGGCCGGCTGCGCTACCACACCTGCATGTGCCGCTGCTGCTACTCGGTGGCCGGCGGCCGCGTCTACACGCGCGACTTCGAGCCGGCGGCCGAGCGCCCCTTCAGCCACAGCTACGAGAACAGCCTGCTGTCCGTGTGGCAGGGCAAAG AACTGATCCATCGCTTCATCACGGAGCACCAGCAGGGCAAGCGGGTCCCGCTCTGCATCAACCCCCAGAGCGCCGCCTTCAAGACCTTCATCAG